The window TCTTGTCTCCGCTTTCCACCGCTTTCTCTACCTTCTTCAGCAAGTGCAGGTCAATAAAAGGACCTTTCTTGAGAGAACGTGGCATGGCTTATCCTCTAAAATTATTTGCTACGGCGACGTACGATGAATTTATCAGTACGCTTGTTGCTGCGGGTCTTCTTACCTTTGGTCTGAACGCCCCACGGAGTTACCGGGTGCTTACCAAAGTTACGACCTTCACCACCACCATGTGGGTGGTCTACCGGGTTCATCGCAGTACCGCGAACGGTAGGACGAACGCCACGCCAGCGTGCAGCACCTGCTTTACCCAGAACGCGCAGCATATGCTCAGCATTGCCAACTTCGCCCAGAGTCGCACGGCAGTCTGCTTCGACTTTACGCATTTCACCAGAACGCAGACGCAGGGTGACATAAGCACCGTCACGTGCGACGATCTGAACGTAAGTACCCGCGGAACGCGCCAGCTGACCGCCTTTACCTGGTTTCATTTCTACGTTATGAACGGTAGAACCAACCGGGATATTACGCATCGGCAGGGTGTTGCCTGGTTTAATTGCAGCATCAACGCCAGATTGGATCTGGTCGCCAGCTTTCAGGCCTTTAGGGGCCAGAATGTAACGGCGCTCGCCGTCTTTGTACAGAACCAGCGCGATGTTCGCGGAACGGTTCGGATCGTACTCAAGACGCTCAACAACTGCCGGGATACCGTCTTTGTTACGTTTGAAGTCAACAATACGATAAGCCTGCTTGTGGCCACCACCGATGTGACGAGTGGTGATACGGCCATTGTTGTTACGACCACCGGTTTTGCTGTTTTTTTCCAGCAACGGAGCAAAAGGTTTGCCCTTGTGCAGCTCAGGGTTAACCACTTTAACTACGTGGCGACGACCCGGAGATGTCGGTTTACATTTAACAACTGCCATTGTATTACTCCTCCGACTTACTCAGCGCCGCCAACGAAGTCCAGATTCTGGCCTTCTTTCAGGGTGACGTAAGCTTTTTTCCAGTCGCTACGACGACCGATACGCTGTCCGTGACGTTTAACTTTCCCTTTAACAACCAGGGTGTTAACGACTTCGACTTCGACTTCAAACAGTTTCTGCACAGCAGCTTTGATTTCTGCTTTGGTCGCGTCTTTAGCAACTTTGAGAACGATGGTGTTGGTTTTTTCCATCGCAGTAGACGCTTTTTCAGAAACGTGCGGTGCGCGCAGCACCTTCAGCAGACGTTCTTCACGAATCATGCCAGCATCTCCTCAACTTGCTTAACAGCATCAGCAGTCATTACGACTTTGTCGAAGGCGATCAGGCTAACCGGGTCGATACCAGTCGCATCGCGTACGTCAACCTTGTGCAGGTTACGTGCGGCCAGGAACAGGTTTTCGTCCAGCTCACCGGTGATGATCAGCACATCTTCCAGAGCCATGTCTTTCAGTTTCTGTGCCAGCAGCTTAGTTTTCGGCGCTTCTACAGAGAACTTCTCGACAACGATCAGACGATCCTGACGTACCAGTTCGGACAGGATGCTTTTCAGCGCGCCGCGGTACATCTTCTTGTTAACTTTTTGACTGTGGTCCTGCGGACGTGCAGCGAAGGTCACGCCACCAGAACGCCAGATCGGGCTCTTGATAGAACCTGAACGCGCACGGCCGGTACCTTTCTGGCGCCACGGTTTTTTACCGGAACCAGTTACTTCAGCACGAGTCTTCTGAGCACGAGTACCCTGACGAGCACCAGCTGCATAAGCAACAACAACCTGGTGAACCAGCGCTTCGTTGAAATCACGACCGAAGGTAGTTTCGGAAACAGTCAGCGCGCTCTGCGCGTCTTTCAATACTAATTCCATTGCTATCCCCTTACGCCTTCACAGCTGGTTTAACGATCAGGTCGCTACCGGTTGCACCCGGGACCGCGCCTTTAACCAGCAGCAGGTTGCGCTCAGCGTCAACACGTACTACGTCCAGGCTCTGAACGGTTACACGTTCGTTACCCAGCTGACCTGCCATTTTCTTGCCTTTGAACACTTTGCCCGGAGTCTGGTTCTGACCGATAGAACCCGGAACGCGGTGAGACAAGGAGTTACCGTGAGTCGCGTCCTGGGTACGGAAGTTCCAGCGCTTAACGGTACCAGCGAAACCTTTACCTTTAGAGGTGCCGGTTACGTCAACTTTTTTAACGTCAGCAAACAGTTCAACGCTAATGCTCTGACCTACGGTGAACTCTTCGCCTTCAGCCAGGCGGAATTCCCACAGACCACGGCCAGCTTCTACGCCAGCTTTAGCAAAGTGGCCAGCTTCCGGCTTGGTTACACGGTTAGCTTTTTTAGCACCGGTGGTAACCTGGATTGCGCGGTAGCCCTCGTTAGCCAGGTCTTTAACCTGAGTAACGCGGTTTGCTTCAACTTCGATTACGGTTACTGGGATAGAAACGCCATCTTCAGTGAAGATGCGGGTCATGCCCACTTTTTTACCGACTAAACCAATCATTGTTTCAACCTCTCAATCGCTCGATGACCTGATTAACCCAGGCTGATCTGCACGTCTACACCGGCAGCCAGATCCAGACGCATCAGAGCATCAACGGTTTTTTCAGTTGGCTCAACGATGTCAACCAGACGCTTGTGAGTGCGGATTTCGTACTGGTCGCGCGCGTCTTTGTTAACGTGCGGGGAGATCAGAACGGTAAAGCGCTCTTTGCGGGTCGGCAGCGGGATCGGACCACGGACCTGCGCACCAGTGCGCTTGGCAGTCTCGACGATTTCCGCGGTTGATTGATCGATCAGACGATGATCAAACGCTTTCAGGCGGATACGGATTCTTTGGTTCTGCATGAGACCAGAGCTCCAATTATTTTATAAACGAAAATGATTACTCCTCAGGCCCATTACGATTGATGGGAGAGTGTAACCGTTCTTACGTAGCTCCCCGATTGGGAGCATTGTCAGATAGCCAAATCGGCTATCCAGGCTCGTAACGAACCTGCCGTCAACGAAGACAAGCCCGCGCATTATACGTATTTATGCCGACATTGCAAGCCGGATGCGTCGTTAATAACCAACTCCCGGACTCACGCTCTCAGCAGTCATGGCGAGTCCAGTTCCGCCATTGCCTCTTTCACTCTCCGTTTCAGTTCGGCATTGGCGCTGTCGCCCTCTTCCGCGACAGGCTCTGTGGGCGCTTCCGCCGCCGGTCTGCTTTCCTGTTCTTCATCCACTGATACCTCTTCAGGTACGGGTAACGGCTTTTTCTTGAATACGAAATGCTCCTGCGTCTGATAATAATCCGGCGACGTCGGCACTTCCGTCCTCCGTTCCTGACAGGCCTGATACGCATAGCCGCCAAGTACA is drawn from Citrobacter rodentium NBRC 105723 = DSM 16636 and contains these coding sequences:
- the rplD gene encoding 50S ribosomal protein L4; protein product: MELVLKDAQSALTVSETTFGRDFNEALVHQVVVAYAAGARQGTRAQKTRAEVTGSGKKPWRQKGTGRARSGSIKSPIWRSGGVTFAARPQDHSQKVNKKMYRGALKSILSELVRQDRLIVVEKFSVEAPKTKLLAQKLKDMALEDVLIITGELDENLFLAARNLHKVDVRDATGIDPVSLIAFDKVVMTADAVKQVEEMLA
- the rpsJ gene encoding 30S ribosomal protein S10 produces the protein MQNQRIRIRLKAFDHRLIDQSTAEIVETAKRTGAQVRGPIPLPTRKERFTVLISPHVNKDARDQYEIRTHKRLVDIVEPTEKTVDALMRLDLAAGVDVQISLG
- the rplW gene encoding 50S ribosomal protein L23 codes for the protein MIREERLLKVLRAPHVSEKASTAMEKTNTIVLKVAKDATKAEIKAAVQKLFEVEVEVVNTLVVKGKVKRHGQRIGRRSDWKKAYVTLKEGQNLDFVGGAE
- the rplC gene encoding 50S ribosomal protein L3; this encodes MIGLVGKKVGMTRIFTEDGVSIPVTVIEVEANRVTQVKDLANEGYRAIQVTTGAKKANRVTKPEAGHFAKAGVEAGRGLWEFRLAEGEEFTVGQSISVELFADVKKVDVTGTSKGKGFAGTVKRWNFRTQDATHGNSLSHRVPGSIGQNQTPGKVFKGKKMAGQLGNERVTVQSLDVVRVDAERNLLLVKGAVPGATGSDLIVKPAVKA
- the rplB gene encoding 50S ribosomal protein L2, coding for MAVVKCKPTSPGRRHVVKVVNPELHKGKPFAPLLEKNSKTGGRNNNGRITTRHIGGGHKQAYRIVDFKRNKDGIPAVVERLEYDPNRSANIALVLYKDGERRYILAPKGLKAGDQIQSGVDAAIKPGNTLPMRNIPVGSTVHNVEMKPGKGGQLARSAGTYVQIVARDGAYVTLRLRSGEMRKVEADCRATLGEVGNAEHMLRVLGKAGAARWRGVRPTVRGTAMNPVDHPHGGGEGRNFGKHPVTPWGVQTKGKKTRSNKRTDKFIVRRRSK
- the gspB gene encoding putative general secretion pathway protein GspB, giving the protein MMFHLYCRARQVATLSEQSMWHERLTGTIGFVLQLCGWLLFAAGCFVLGGYAYQACQERRTEVPTSPDYYQTQEHFVFKKKPLPVPEEVSVDEEQESRPAAEAPTEPVAEEGDSANAELKRRVKEAMAELDSP